In one window of Clupea harengus chromosome 4, Ch_v2.0.2, whole genome shotgun sequence DNA:
- the apex2 gene encoding DNA-(apurinic or apyrimidinic site) lyase 2 has product MKIVTWNINGIRTFKNAIKKNLDSFDADIICVQETKVTRDLLDERTAIVEGYNSYFSFSKGRSGYSGVATFCKDSATPFAAEEGLTGLLTNNGEAGRCYGDQEFSIEELQLLDNEGRAVITHHQITAPDGPQTLAVVNVYCPRADPEKPERKLFKLQFYQLLQTRAEALLASGSHVIVLGDINTSHRPIDHCDPDDIEHFEDNPGRKWLNGLLFGSTEEEEDVDQDHDPNSEQPAVCGGKFVDTFRLFHPSRPQAFTCWNTMTGARRTNYGTRIDYIFASRPLAETLFLGADIMPEVEGSDHCPVWGHLSCEVRPSARCPPLCTCYLPEFAGKQQKLSRFLVKMADQRPDSVNSKEAKETPLPGSQETGETRENVNPVGLGVSAGRKRGLDGVAEPSAPKGKKSRVAKAAPAKPQGSLLAFFKPKGPAVEQKPKTSAELTDRTEDTPPEVTCSLANRHAGGTSNSLLECGPDMNKHTVKDVSDLNGTAEVKGQEPDEGMVRATFPEEGGDSKKGACPGFWKAVLRGPPPPPPCKAHGEPCVLRTVKKAGPTMGRQFFVCARPQGHASNPQARCNFFAWVDKGK; this is encoded by the exons ATGAAGATTGTGACTTGGAATATCAACGGTATAAGGACATTTAAGAATGCAATCAAAAAAAACCTGGACTCATTTGACGCTGACATTATTTGTGTCCAAGAAACAAAAGTTACAC GTGACCTATTGGATGAAAGAACAGCAATTGTAGAAGGATACAACTCGTACTTCAGCTTCAGTAAAGGACGCAGCGGTTACTCAG GGGTGGCAACCTTTTGCAAGGACAGTGCCACTCCATTTGCTGCAGAAGAGGGATTGACAGGCCTCTTGACCAACAATGGAGAAGCTGGTAGGTGCTATGGTGACCAAGAGTTTTCCATTGAGGAGCTGCAGTTATTGGACAATGAGGGCAGAGCTGTCATCACACATCATCAAATAAC GGCTCCAGATGGACCACAAACACTTGCGGTTGTAAATGTATACTGCCCTCGGGCTGACCCAGAGAAACCGGAACGCAAACTCTTCAAGCTGCAGTTCTACCAGCTGCTTCAGACGCGTGCTGAGGCACTTCTGGCGTCTGGGAG ccACGTGATCGTGTTGGGGGATATAAATACCTCCCACCGGCCTATAGACCACTGTGATCCTGATGACATT GAACATTTTGAGGACAACCCTGGCAGAAAGTGGCTCAATGGTTTACTGTTTGGGtccacagaggaggaagaggacgttGACCAAGACCATGATCCAAACTCCGAGCAGCCGGCGGTCTGCGGCGGGAAGTTCGTCGACACCTTCCGACTCTTCCACCCGTCCCGTCCGCAGGCCTTCACCTGCTGGAACACGATGACTGGAGCCCGGCGGACCAACTACGGCACACGCATTGACTACATCTTCGCCAGTCGGCCCCTGGCGGAGACACTCTTCCTGGGTGCGGACATCATGCCCGAGGTGGAGGGCTCGGACCACTGCCCCGTCTGGGGCCACCTGAGCTGCGAGGTTCGGCCCAGCGCCCGCTGCCCGCCTCTCTGCACGTGCTACTTGCCTGAGTTCGCCGGCAAGCAGCAGAAGCTATCCCGCTTCCTGGTCAAGATGGCCGACCAGAGACCGGACTCAGTCAATTCCAAAGAAGCCAAAGAGACACCTCTTCCTGGTTCCCAGGAAACGGGGGAGACCCGGGAGAACGTGAACCCTGTCGGTTTGGGGGTGAGCGCCGGGAGGAAGCGGGGGCTGGATGGCGTGGCGGAGCCTTCAGCGCCAAAGGGTAAGAAGAGCCGTGTGGCAAAGGCAGCACCAGCAAAACCTCAGGGAAGCCTGCTGGCCTTCTTCAAACCTAAAGGCCCTGCTGTAGAACAGAAACCAAAGACCTCCGCTGAGCTCACAGACAGGACTGAGGACACCCCTCCAGAAGTCACCTGCAGCTTAGCCAATAGGCACGCAGGTGGGACTAGTAACTCCCTACTGGAGTGTGGACCTGATATGAACAAGCACACTGTGAAGGACGTGTCTGACCTTAATGGCActgcagaggtcaaaggtcaggagCCAGATGAGGGCATGGTCAGGGCCACATTTCCTGAGGAGGGCGGGGACTCAAAGAAAGGGGCGTGCCCTGGCTTTTGGAAGGCGGTCCTGCGGGGCCCCCCGCCGCCGCCCCCCTGTAAGGCCCACGGCGAGCCCTGCGTCTTGCGCACAGTGAAGAAGGCGGGGCCAACCATGGGCCGCCAGTTCTTTGTGTGCGCCAGACCACAAGGCCACGCCTCCAACCCCCAGGCCAGGTGTAACTTCTTTGCCTGGGTGGACAAAGGGAAGTAG
- the zgc:162200 gene encoding protein bicaudal D homolog 2 yields MEEEESRMLEEEEEGDEEGGMGAGEGNSDIGGPVDLQVAVQRLTLELQEANEEKLQAARYGLAVLEESAVVKSRNSQLEEEQEALKQELQQLREALADSMSSQKRAAADGENREESLLQETASKEAAMSTRMEELQAELRQARITLANALAESERLGGLSAQLKKECECLEAEKGHMRDEMKEFKVREIQQLQDNSELEEENITMQKQVSVLKENQVEFETLKLELSHKEEEQEVLRAQLEEAGRLRAIAERQLDEALEALKEECEQKNCLRRELAALALNPFDSLGPLDLHLGQLDDSHDGGGGGKGGGRGEDGERGEEEDQDSGYNNGLGSGCAPGSKGSSGGGKAQLRCSTPRSSDAFLRPPAPGLVADLLSELHLSDSQKLKQQLLQVEREKVSLANTVQDLQKQLALSKEALKEQQVKMEQLAQRLEAALSPQPSGPKPGQGSGQSPPLENGLGDGRSGDGGDYYELDAKSAEVLECRMAAASEEVARLRQELKAADSRTSALESRCRQEKERWRGEAQELADKIRQCIAASRQDQERIGQLEREIGATRRVASDSEGHLSATQEELLAFSEELSALYHHVCVSNNLTPSRVTLDYYRDGGGCRGGGGGGGGGGGGGGGGGGGGGRREHQHPLRKRREGYGRSSVGGEADGGGGSGDSSPACGSCPGSPTPDFRDPSNVRNLVAVIRCQIKHLQVAVDLCRKRGTLPSAAGSLGSEADRDTEALLEEVLKLKSLLSTKREQIATLRTVLKANKQTAELALNNLKTKYETEKAMVSETMVKLRNELKALKEDAATFSSLRVMFASRCDQYVTQLDEMQRQLAAAEDEKRTLNSLLRMAIQQKLALTQRLEDLEVPISPISNGSGIGGSSSPRRSRAKQLGTKSGRAPRSPLRSSPRSSPVFMTPAGPQSMGSHFRVISRSLHGSPR; encoded by the exons atggaggaagaggaatccAGGAtgctggaagaggaagaggaaggggacgAAGAGGGCGGGATGGGGGCGGGCGAGGGCAACTCGGACATAGGGGGTCCGGTGGACCTCCAGGTGGCGGTGCAGAGGCTGACGCTGGAGCTTCAGGAGGCCAACGAGGAGAAGCTGCAGGCGGCTCGCTACGGCCTGGCCGTCCTGGAGGAGAGCGCCGTCGTCAAGAGCCGCAACagccagctggaggaggagcaaGAGGCCCTGAAGCAGGAGCTGCAGCAACTACGCGAG gccctgGCGGACTCGATGAGCAGTCAGAAGCGAGCGGCGGCAGACGGCGAGAACCGCGAAGAGTCTTTGCTCCAGGAGACGGCCAGCAAGGAGGCTGCCATGTCGACGCGCATGGAGGAGCTGCAGGCGGAGCTTCGACAGGCCCGCATCACGCTGGCCAATGCGCTCgcagagagcgagaggctgGGCGGGCTCTCAGCACAGCTCAAAAAG gaATGCGAGTGCTTGGAGGCTGAGAAGGGCCACATGCGTGATGAGATGAAGGAGTTTAAGGTGCGCGAGATTCAGCAGCTGCAGGATAACAGCGAGCTTGAAGAGGAGAACATCACAATGCAGAAACAAGTCTCGGTTCTAAAGGAGAACCAG GTGGAGTTTGAGACGCTGAAGCTGGAGCTGTCCCataaggaggaggagcaggaggtgctCCGTGCCCAGCTGGAGGAGGCGGGCCGCCTGCGGGCGATCGCCGAGCGTCAGCTGGACGAGGCTCTGGAGGCGCTGAAGGAGGAGTGCGAGCAGAAGAACTGCCTGCGCCGGGAGCTCGCCGCCCTGGCCCTCAACCCCTTCGACTCCCTGGGGCCCCTGgacctccacctggggcagctCGACGACAGCCACGACGGcgggggaggagggaagggaggcgggagaggggaggatggagagaggggggaggaggaggaccaggACAGTGGGTATAATAACGGGCTGGGCTCTGGCTGTGCCCCGGGGTCTAAGGGGTCGAGCGGCGGCGGGAAGGCCCAGCTGCGGTGCTCCACGCCCAGGAGCAGCGACGCCTTCCTCAGGCCCCCGGCTCCAGGGCTGGTGGCCGACCTGCTGAGCGAGCTGCACCTGTCCGACAGCCAGAAGCTCAaacagcagctgctgcag gtGGAGCGTGAGAAGGTGAGCCTAGCCAACACAGTGCAGGACCTCCAGAAGCAGCTGGCTCTGTCCAAAGAGGCCCTGAAGGAGCAGCAGGTCAAGATGGAGCAGCTGGCCCAGAGGCTGGAGGCCGCGCTCTCTCCCCAGCCCTCGGGGCCCAAGCCTGGGCAGGGCTCTGGCCAGAGCCCCCCTCTGGAGAACGGCCTGGGGGACGGTCGCAGCGGGGACGGCGGCGACTACTATGAGCTGGACGCCAAGAGCGCGGAGGTGCTGGAGTGCCGCATGGCCGCGGCGAGCGAGGAGGTGGCGCGGCTCCGGCAGGAGCTGAAGGCGGCGGACTCGCGCACGTCGGCGCTGGAGAGCCGCTGCCGCCAGGAGAAGGAGCGCTGGCGCGGCGAGGCCCAGGAGCTCGCCGACAAGATCCGCCAGTGCATCGCCGCCAGCCGGCAGGACCAGGAGCGCATCGGGCAGCTGGAGCGGGAGATCGGCGCCACGCGGCGCGTCGCCAGCGACTCGGAGGGCCACCTGAGCGCCACGCAGGAGGAGCTGCTGGCCTTCTCCGAGGAGCTGTCCGCACTCTACCACCACGTGTGCGTCAGCAACAACCTGACGCCCAGCCGCGTCACCCTAGACTACTACCGCGACGGGGGCGGctgccgaggaggaggaggaggaggaggaggaggaggaggaggaggaggtggaggtggaggaggaggggggcgcAGGGAGCACCAGCACCCGCTCCGGAAGCGGAGGGAGGGGTACGGGCGGAGCAGCGTAGGAGGGGAGGccgacggaggaggaggaagtggagacTCCTCCCCTGCCTGCGGCAGCTGCCCGGGGTCTCCCACCCCAGACTTCAGGGACCCCTCTAACGTCAGGAACCTTGTGGCTGTTATCCGCTGCCAGATCAAACACCTACAG GTGGCAGTTGACCTGTGCAGGAAGCGGGGCACGCTGCCGTCTGCGGCGGGGTCGCTGGGTTCGGAGGCGGATCGGGACACGGAGGCGCTCCTGGAGGAGGTTCTGAAGCTCAAGTCCCTGCTGAGCACCAAGAGGGAGCAGATCGCCACACTACGCACCGTCCTCAAGGCCAACAAGCAG ACAGCGGAGTTGGCCCTGAACAACCTGAAGACGAAGTACGAGACGGAGAAGGCCATGGTGTCCGAGACCATGGTCAAGCTCCGCAACGAGCTCAAAGCCCTGAAGGAGGACGCTGccaccttctcctctctgcgCGTCATGTTCGCTAGCAG gtgtgatCAGTACGTGACGCAGCTGGATGAGATGCAGCGTCAGCTGGCGGCGGCGGAGGACGAGAAGCGGACTCTGAACTCTCTCCTGCGCATGGCCATCCAGCAGAAGCTGGCTCTGACGCAGCGGCTGGAGGACCTGGAGGTGCCCATCTCGCCCATCAGCAACGGCAGCGGGATCGGGGGGAGCAGCAGCCCGCGCCGCTCCCGCGCCAAGCAGCTGGGCACCAAGTCTGGCCGCGCCCCCCGCAGCCCCCTCCGCTCCAGCCCCCGCTCCAGCCCCGTCTTCATGACCCCCGCTGGCCCCCAGAGCATGGGCAGCCACTTCCGGGTCATCTCCCGCAGCCTGCACGGCAGCCCA CGGTGA